A genomic stretch from Halichoerus grypus chromosome 7, mHalGry1.hap1.1, whole genome shotgun sequence includes:
- the ETV3 gene encoding ETS translocation variant 3 isoform X3 encodes MRAKMKAGCSIVEKPEGGGGYQFPDWAYKTESSPGSRQIQLWHFILELLQKEEFRHVIAWQQGEYGEFVIKDPDEVARLWGRRKCKPQMNYDKLSRALRYYYNKRILHKTKGKRFTYKFNFNKLVMPNYPFINIRSSDTFPLSSLGIMFRRFAFIFQFRTHSVNTLPSGSFIDENRFLQTLPIFYETTKLSLIK; translated from the exons GGTATCAGTTCCCTGACTGGGCCTATAAAACCGAGTCCTCCCCGGGCTCCCGGCAGATCCAGCTGTGGCACTTCATCCTGGAACTGCTGCAGAAGGAAGAGTTCCGCCACGTCATTGCCTGGCAGCAGGGAGAATACGGGGAGTTTGTCATCAAGGATCCCGACGAGGTGGCCCGCCTCTGGGGCCGCAGGAAGTGCAAACCCCAGATGAACTACGACAAGCTGAGCCGGGCCCTCAG ATACTATTACAACAAGAGGATCCTTcataaaacaaaagggaaaaggtTTACTTATAAATTTAACTTCAACAAGCTGGTGATGCCCAACTACCCATTCATCAACATTCGGTCAAGTG ATACTTTTCCGCTGTCGTCTTTAGGAATTATGTTCCGTAGATTCGCGTTCATCTTTCAGTTCAGAACTCACAGTGTTAACACCCTGCCCAGCGGCTCTTTCATAGACGAGAACCGGTTTCTACAAACACTTCCGATTTTCTATGAAACTACCAAGCTCTCCCTTATCAAGTGA
- the ETV3 gene encoding ETS translocation variant 3 isoform X2, protein MKAGCSIVEKPEGGGGYQFPDWAYKTESSPGSRQIQLWHFILELLQKEEFRHVIAWQQGEYGEFVIKDPDEVARLWGRRKCKPQMNYDKLSRALRYYYNKRILHKTKGKRFTYKFNFNKLVMPNYPFINIRSSGVVPQSAPPVPTASSRFHFPPLDTHSPTSAVRPGRFSAGSLAASGQESASGADRKAELPELEDGSAADWRRGVDLLSSSSRSAVGGGLGHQKRKPDIMLPLFTRPGMYPDPHSPFAVSPLPGRGGVLNVPISPALSLTPTIFSYSPSPGLSPFTSSSCFSFNPEEMKHYLHSQACSVFNYHLSPRTFPRYPGLVVPPLQCQMHPEESAQFSIKLQPPPAGRKNRERVESGEESAPVTAPTVAPVPPRIKVEPASDKDPESLRQLVQEEERSHEEGTVPSRTVEEEKGTIFARPAAPVWPSVPVSSPSEEPLEVAEDSEDRPSKEPSAPEKKEDALMPPKLRLKRRWNDDPEARELSKNGKCLWSGSGPRGLATAAADA, encoded by the exons GGTATCAGTTCCCTGACTGGGCCTATAAAACCGAGTCCTCCCCGGGCTCCCGGCAGATCCAGCTGTGGCACTTCATCCTGGAACTGCTGCAGAAGGAAGAGTTCCGCCACGTCATTGCCTGGCAGCAGGGAGAATACGGGGAGTTTGTCATCAAGGATCCCGACGAGGTGGCCCGCCTCTGGGGCCGCAGGAAGTGCAAACCCCAGATGAACTACGACAAGCTGAGCCGGGCCCTCAG ATACTATTACAACAAGAGGATCCTTcataaaacaaaagggaaaaggtTTACTTATAAATTTAACTTCAACAAGCTGGTGATGCCCAACTACCCATTCATCAACATTCGGTCAAGTG GTGTGGTTCCCCAGAGTGCGCCACCAGTGCCGACCGCCTCTTCCCGGTTCCATTTCCCACCGCTGGACACGCATTCTCCCACGAGTGCCGTGCGGCCGGGGCGGTTCTCTGCCGGCTCCCTCGCTGCTTCTGGCCAGGAGTCGGCCAGTGGCGCCGACAGAAAGGCAGAGCTTCCGGAGCTGGAGGATGGCTCAGCCGCAGACTGGCGCCGGGGCGTGGAtctcctgtcctcctcctcccggAGTGCCGTCGGTGGAGGGCTTGGCCATCAGAAACGCAAGCCCGACATAATGCTTCCCCTGTTCACCAGGCCAGGGATGTACCCTGACCCCCACAGTCCCTTCGCTGTCTCTCCGCTCCCTGGCCGCGGAGGTGTTCTGAACgtccccatctccccagccctctccctgaCTCCCACCATCTTCTCCTACAGCCCATCCCCAGGCCTGAGCCCCTTCACCAGCAGCAGCTGCTTCTCCTTCAACCCTGAGGAAATGAAACACTACCTTCATTCTCAAGCCTGCTCTGTGTTCAACTACCATCTGAGTCCCCGGACCTTTCCCCGTTACCCAGGACTCGTGGTCCCGCCCCTGCAGTGCCAAATGCATCCCGAGGAGTCGGCCCAGTTCTCCATCAAGCTGCAGCCACCGCCAGCTGGGCGGAAGAACCGGGAGAGGGTGGAGAGCGGTGAGGAGTCAGCCCCCGTCACCGCTCCCACCGTGGCTCCCGTCCCCCCAAGAATTAAGGTGGAGCCAGCCTCTGACAAGGATCCCGAGAGTCTCCGGCAGTTGGTGCAAGAGGAGGAGCGCTCCCACGAGGAGGGCACTGTGCCGAGCAGGACCGTAGAGGAGGAAAAAGGCACCATCTTTGCCCGCCCGGCCGCACCAGTCTGGCCCTCTGTCCCCGTTAGCAGCCCAAGTGAAGAACCCCTAGAGGTGGCTGAAGACAGTGAGGACAGGCCTAGCAAAGAGCCCAGCGCGCCCGAGAAGAAAGAAGATGCCCTGATGCCCCCCAAGCTCCGGTTGAAGCGGCGCTGGAACGACGACCCTGAAGCCCGAGAGCTGAGTAAGAACGGGAAGTGCCTCTGGAGTGGGTCTGGACCCCGGGGCTTGGCCACGGCCGCTGCCGACGCCTAG
- the ETV3 gene encoding ETS translocation variant 3 isoform X1, with protein MRAKMKAGCSIVEKPEGGGGYQFPDWAYKTESSPGSRQIQLWHFILELLQKEEFRHVIAWQQGEYGEFVIKDPDEVARLWGRRKCKPQMNYDKLSRALRYYYNKRILHKTKGKRFTYKFNFNKLVMPNYPFINIRSSGVVPQSAPPVPTASSRFHFPPLDTHSPTSAVRPGRFSAGSLAASGQESASGADRKAELPELEDGSAADWRRGVDLLSSSSRSAVGGGLGHQKRKPDIMLPLFTRPGMYPDPHSPFAVSPLPGRGGVLNVPISPALSLTPTIFSYSPSPGLSPFTSSSCFSFNPEEMKHYLHSQACSVFNYHLSPRTFPRYPGLVVPPLQCQMHPEESAQFSIKLQPPPAGRKNRERVESGEESAPVTAPTVAPVPPRIKVEPASDKDPESLRQLVQEEERSHEEGTVPSRTVEEEKGTIFARPAAPVWPSVPVSSPSEEPLEVAEDSEDRPSKEPSAPEKKEDALMPPKLRLKRRWNDDPEARELSKNGKCLWSGSGPRGLATAAADA; from the exons GGTATCAGTTCCCTGACTGGGCCTATAAAACCGAGTCCTCCCCGGGCTCCCGGCAGATCCAGCTGTGGCACTTCATCCTGGAACTGCTGCAGAAGGAAGAGTTCCGCCACGTCATTGCCTGGCAGCAGGGAGAATACGGGGAGTTTGTCATCAAGGATCCCGACGAGGTGGCCCGCCTCTGGGGCCGCAGGAAGTGCAAACCCCAGATGAACTACGACAAGCTGAGCCGGGCCCTCAG ATACTATTACAACAAGAGGATCCTTcataaaacaaaagggaaaaggtTTACTTATAAATTTAACTTCAACAAGCTGGTGATGCCCAACTACCCATTCATCAACATTCGGTCAAGTG GTGTGGTTCCCCAGAGTGCGCCACCAGTGCCGACCGCCTCTTCCCGGTTCCATTTCCCACCGCTGGACACGCATTCTCCCACGAGTGCCGTGCGGCCGGGGCGGTTCTCTGCCGGCTCCCTCGCTGCTTCTGGCCAGGAGTCGGCCAGTGGCGCCGACAGAAAGGCAGAGCTTCCGGAGCTGGAGGATGGCTCAGCCGCAGACTGGCGCCGGGGCGTGGAtctcctgtcctcctcctcccggAGTGCCGTCGGTGGAGGGCTTGGCCATCAGAAACGCAAGCCCGACATAATGCTTCCCCTGTTCACCAGGCCAGGGATGTACCCTGACCCCCACAGTCCCTTCGCTGTCTCTCCGCTCCCTGGCCGCGGAGGTGTTCTGAACgtccccatctccccagccctctccctgaCTCCCACCATCTTCTCCTACAGCCCATCCCCAGGCCTGAGCCCCTTCACCAGCAGCAGCTGCTTCTCCTTCAACCCTGAGGAAATGAAACACTACCTTCATTCTCAAGCCTGCTCTGTGTTCAACTACCATCTGAGTCCCCGGACCTTTCCCCGTTACCCAGGACTCGTGGTCCCGCCCCTGCAGTGCCAAATGCATCCCGAGGAGTCGGCCCAGTTCTCCATCAAGCTGCAGCCACCGCCAGCTGGGCGGAAGAACCGGGAGAGGGTGGAGAGCGGTGAGGAGTCAGCCCCCGTCACCGCTCCCACCGTGGCTCCCGTCCCCCCAAGAATTAAGGTGGAGCCAGCCTCTGACAAGGATCCCGAGAGTCTCCGGCAGTTGGTGCAAGAGGAGGAGCGCTCCCACGAGGAGGGCACTGTGCCGAGCAGGACCGTAGAGGAGGAAAAAGGCACCATCTTTGCCCGCCCGGCCGCACCAGTCTGGCCCTCTGTCCCCGTTAGCAGCCCAAGTGAAGAACCCCTAGAGGTGGCTGAAGACAGTGAGGACAGGCCTAGCAAAGAGCCCAGCGCGCCCGAGAAGAAAGAAGATGCCCTGATGCCCCCCAAGCTCCGGTTGAAGCGGCGCTGGAACGACGACCCTGAAGCCCGAGAGCTGAGTAAGAACGGGAAGTGCCTCTGGAGTGGGTCTGGACCCCGGGGCTTGGCCACGGCCGCTGCCGACGCCTAG